The genome window AGGCCCCCGACGGCCTGCTGCTCGCCGTGCTCGGCAGCCGGGCCCGCGCCGCCAACGACCCGCGGGCCGGCCACACCCTGCCGGACCTGGTGCCCGGCGACGCCATCGGCAAGGCCTGCGTCCAGCTGGCCGAGGCGATCGGCCGCAGCCGCGCCGAACTCTCCGCGGACCTGCGCGCCGGTGCCCGCGACCGCCTGCGCTACGGACTCCAGCGCCTGACCGCCGGCGCCGGCGCCGCGCTGCGCGCGAGCGCCGCCGGGGGCGGCTCGCTGCACTGCCTGCTGATCCCGCTCGACCCGGAGGCCACCCACCGCGCCGCGTTCGGCACCGGCCCCGGCGGCCTCTACCTGCTCCGCTCCGGCCACTGGATCGACGCCTACGCGGCCCGGATGCTCTACCAGGGCGACGGGGCCGAGGCCGAGGACGCCGGGACCGAGCCGCGCGAGCCGCGCCCGTTCCGGTTCCGGATGGTCCCCGCCACCGCCGGCGACATACTGCTGCTGGCCTCGCCCGGGTTCGCCGAGCCGGTCGCCGAGGAGGCCGCCGTCGGCCACTTCCTCGCCACCCACTGGTCCAACCCGCACCCGCCCGGCACGGTCGACTTCCTGCGCCAGGTCCAGGTGCGGGCCAAGGGCCACGCCGACGACCGCACGGCGATCGCGCTCTGGACCGGCTGACCCACTGTCAGGCCGGCGCCCCCAGCAGGGCCGCCGCCACCGCCCGGACCTGGGCGAGCGAGTGCGCCCGCGCCACCTCCGGCAGCCCGATCGCCAGCGGCACCGAGAACCCGTCCAGCAGCGCCCGCAACTGGCCCGCCCGCTCGGCCGCCGAGCCCGGCCGGAACTCCCCGGCCGCCACGCCCTGTTCGATCAGCGCCCGCAGGTCCGTCTGCCAGGGCGCCTCGATCTCCAGCTGGCCCGCCCGCAGTTCGGCGCTGGCCGGCGAGCGCCCCCACACCTCCACCCAGAGGATCCACCGCGGGTCCCCTGGCCCGTCCGCGAGGTACAGCTCCGCGTACTCCCCGAACCGCTCCCACGCCGACGCCCCGGCCCGCTCCAGCACCGCCCGGCGCCGCACCCCGAGCTGCTCCTCGCTCCAGCGCAGCGTCTCCAGCAGCAACTGGTCCTTGCTGCCGAAGTAGTAGAGCAGGTGGCCCGCGCTCATCCCCAGCTGCTGCCCCAGCCCCGCCATGGTCAGCTTCGCCAGCCCGTGCTCCGCGATCGCCGCCATCGCCACCGCCAGCACCTCCTCCCGGGGTCGCGCGGGCTTCCGCGAACGTGGCGAGGTCATGGGGGGACTCCTCGGGGTGGGGTGAGCCGTGGTGGGAACACGATAGCGGGGCGGAGAAAGTCGGAGAGCTCGACTTCCGGGTTGCGGCGGGTTCTGCGGGCCTCCGATATCCCCGGCCGGCCGCTGTTCGAGCGGACCAGCGAATGGGTGGAATGGCAGCCGCTATTGGTACCGGTGAACCGGTCGACCGGGCTCCGCCCCCCGGGCTGACCAGCACGGCAGGTGTGGCGGAACTGGGCCGCCGGAAAAGCGAATTGTGCCCGGCAATCCCGGTCGGCGGCATTCGAACTCGCATCCCGCACATTTCCGGGGAGTCGACCGGTGCGCCCTGGGTATAAGGGTCTCGCAATTCCCGTACGGAGGAGGGTGGATGAAGTTCGTCAGTCGAGCCGAATGGGGTGCGCTGCCGCCCAAACAGCCGTGGACGTACGTGGCCGGCGCGCAGGGCGTCAAGATCCACTACGAGGGCACGGAGGTCCCGGCGGACCTGGTGGACCATCACGAGCTGTGCGCGGGGCGGGTGCGGGCGATCCAGGCGATGCACCTGGCCGACCCGACGCAGGGGTGGATCGACATCGCGTACAGCGCCCTGACCTGCTGCCACGGATTCGTCTTCGAAGGCCGTGGCGCGCACCACGAGAACGGCGCCAACGGCAACCAGCCGCTCAACCTCGCGCACTACGCGGTGTGCGCGATGATCGGCGACTCCGGGCTCACCGAGCCGAACGACGCGCTGCTCGACGGCCTGTGCGACGCGATCGACTGGCTGCGCCGGGAGGGCGGGGCCGGGTCGGAGGTGAAGGGGCACCGGGACGGCTACCCGACCGAGTGCCCGGGGGACCCGCTGTACGCCTGGGTGCAGCGCGGGGCGCCCAGGCCGGGCGGCGGGCACCGGGTGGCGGTCGGGCCGGTGTGGCCGGGGGAGTACCTGAGCCTGCGTCAGCCGATGCTGCACGACGAGAACGTGCGGCTCTGGCAGCAGCGGATGGCGGACCGCGGCTGGGCACTGACCGTGGACGGCTGGTACGGGGCGCAGTCGCAGTCCGTTTGTGAGCGGTTCCAACAGGATTCGTCCGCGCACGGTTGGCCGTTGACCGTGGATGGGATCGTGGGGGAGCAGACCTGGAACGCGGCCTGGCAGCGGCCGACCAGCTGACGGACAGCCAGTACCACCACCCGCACCGAAGGAGACCCGCCTGATGGGCGTTTACGGACAGGACTGGGCCAGCTACCAGTCGGCCACCCCGGACACCACGGGGCTGAGCTTCGCGTTCATCAAGGTCAGCCAGGGGCTGACCTACACCAACCCGGAGTGGACGGCGCAGCGCGACCACGCCCGGGCGGCCGGCCTGGTGGTCGGCTACTACCACTACCCGGAGATGGCCAACTCCTGGCAGCAGGAGGCGGATCGTTTCCTCTCGCTGGCGCAGCCGCAGGCCGGCGAGCTGGTCTGCCTGGACTGGGAGGGGTACGACACGGCGAACGAGGGCGTCAGCCACGCGGACCAGCTGGGCTACAAGCAGAACTGGCTGCGGTACGTGAAGGGCAGACTGCCGCACAACCCGGTGGGGCTGTACTGCAACACCGACTACTGGAACAACGTCGACACCACCGGCTACGTGCAGGACTTCCTGTGGATCGCCACCTCGGGCCGACCGGCCGGCCAGCCGGGGATCTCCGCGAACTGGCTGTTCCACCAGTACTCGGACTCCGGCGACATGGACCAGGACTACTGCAACCTCGGCAGCACCGACGCGCTCCGCTCCTGGGCCCTCGGGTTCGCCCCGCCCGCGCAGCCCGCCCCGCCCACCGGGCCGGCCTGGCCGGGCGAGGACCTGAGCCTGCGTCAGCCGCTGCTGCACGACGCGAACGTGCGCACCTGGCAGCAGCGGATCCACGACCGGGGCTGGCCGATCACGGTGGACGGCTGGTACGGCCCGCAGTCCAAGTCGGTCTGCGAGCAGTTCCAGCAGGATTCCTCCGCGCACGGCTGGCCGCTGACGGTCGACGGGATCGTCGGCCAGCAGACCTGGAACGCGACCTGGCAGCGGCCGGTCTCCTGACCCGCGGCGGCCGGACGGGGCGCACCCCGGCCGGCCGCCGCTCCGTCAGGCCTTCGGCTGCTGCTGGGTGATGCAGTGGATGCCGCCACCGTTGGCGAAGATCTCGCGGGCGTCCACGAGTTCGACGGTGCGGCCGGGGTAGGCCCGGCCGAGGATGGCGGCGGCCTCGTCGTCGCGCGGGTCGTCGAAGGCGCAGAGCACGACGGCGCCGTTGGCGACGTAGTGGTTGATGTAGGAGTAGTCGACCGGCTCGCCGTCCTCGTCGTGCAGCACGGTGGGGGCCGGCACCTCGATGACCTCCAGCGGGCGGCCCTGGGCGTCGGTGGCGGCGCGCAGGATCGCCACCAGCTCCTGGCAGACCTCGTGGTCGGGGTGGGCCGGGTCGGGCTGGACGTGGGCCAGCACGACGCCGGGGGCGGCGAACGAGGCGACGATGTCGATGTGGCCGCGGGTGCCGAACTCGTCGTAGTCGCGGGTGAGTCCGCGCGGCAGCCAGATCGCCTTGGTGGTGCCGAGGTGGGCGTGCAGCTCGGCCTCCACCTCCGCCTTGGTCCAGTCGGCGTTGCGGCCCTCGCCGAGCTGGACGGTCTCGGTGACCAGGACGGTGCCCTCGCCGTCCACGTGGATGCCGCCGCCCTCGTTGATCAGCCGGGAGGCGAAGCGCTGGGCCCCGGTCAGTTCGCTGACGTGCTCGGCGATGTGCTGGTCCTGCTCCCAACTGGCCCAGGACTGGGCGCCCCAGCCGTTGAAGATCCAGTCGGCGGCGCCGAGCCGCCCGTCGGGGCCGAGCAGGAAGGTGGGGCCGATGTCGCGCATCCAGGCGTCGTCCAGCGGCCGTTCGACGATCTCGACGTCGGCGGCGACGTACTGGCGGGCCACCGCGGTCTCGCCCAGGTTGACCACCAGGGTGACCGGCTCGTAACGGGCGATGGTGTCGGCGACCCGGGCCCAGGCGAGGCGGCCGGTGTGCAGCCGCTCCTCGGTGTCGAAGGTCTGGTTGGTGGTGGGGAAGGCCATCCAGGTGCGCTGGTGCGGGTGCCATTCGGCGGGCATCCGGTAGCCGAGCTCGGCGGGGGTGGTCATGTCGTGAAGTCCTAAGCGATCAGGGGGAGTCAGAGGAAGTAGAGGCGGCTGAGCGAGACCCGCTCGGCGGGCTCGGCGCGCAGCGGGTCGCCGTCGAGGGAGACCAGGCCGGTGGTGGCGTCCACCGCGACCTGTCCGGTGCGGGCGTTGCGGACCAGCGAGCCGGGGCCGATGCCGCGGGTGCCGCGCACGCCCACCCGGCGCCGGCGGGTGGGGAGTTGGTCGCCGGCCCGGTCCAGGTAGGCGCCGTCGGCGGCGGCCTGGGCGACGAAGGCCACCGAGATGTCGGCGGCGGTGGCGCCGTGCGCGCCGAACTGCGGCCCGAGCACCAGGGGTTCGCAGCGGTCGGTGGAGGCGTTCGGGTCGCCGACCACGCCGTAGGCGGGGAAGCCGGCCTTCAGCACCAGCTGCGGCTTGGCGCCGAAGTGGTCGGGCCGCCAGAGCACGATGTCGCCGAGCTTGCCGACCTCGATCGAGCCGACCTCGTGCGAGAGGCCGTGCGCGATGGCCGGGTTGATGGTGAGCTTGGCGACGTAGCGCAGCACCCGCTGGTTGTCGTCGCCGCTCTCCCGGGTGCCGTAGCCACCGTCCGGCCCGTCCAGCGGGCCGAGCAGCTCCTTCATCCGGCCGGCCATGGCGAAGGTGCGGCGCACCGTCTCGCCGGCCCGGCCCATGCCCTGGGCGTCGGAGGAGGTGATGCCGATCAGGCCGAGGTCGTGCAGCACGCCCTCGGCGCCCATGGTGCCGGCCCGGACCCGCTCGCGGGCCATCGCGGCGTCGCCGGGCAGGTCGATCTTGAGGTCGTGGGCGGAGACGATCATGCCGGCCGCCTCGGCCAGCGCGTCCCGGCCGAACGGCAGGGTGGGGTTGGTGGAGGAGCCGATCACGTTGGCGACGCCGGCCATCTTGAGCACGTTGGGCACGTGGCCGCCGCCGCAGCCCTCGATGTGGAAGGCGTGGATGGTGCGGCCCTCCAGCACGGCGAGGGTGTCCTCGACGGAGAGGCACTCGTTGAGGCCGTCGGTGTGCAGGGCGACCTGCACGTCGTGCTCCTCGGCGACCCGCAGCGCGGTGTCCAGCGCGCGGGTGTGGGCGCCCATGTCCTCGTGCACCTTGAAGCCGCTGGCGCCGCCCTCGACCAGGGCCTCGACCAGCGGGGCCGGGTCGGAGGAGGAGCCGCGGCCGAGGAAGCCGATGTTGACCGGCCAGGCGTCGAAGGCGTTGAACGCGTGCCGCAGCGCCCAGGGCGAGTTGACGCCCACGCCCCAGACCGGGCCGAACTCCTGGCCGATGATCGTGGTGACCCCGGAGGCGAGCGAGGCCTCCATGATCCGCGGCGAGAGCAGGTGCACGTGGGTGTCGATGGCGCCGGCGGTGGCGATCAGGCCCTCGCCGGAGACGATCGTCGTCCCGGTGCCGACCACCACCTCGACGCCGCTCATGGTGTCCGGGTTGCCGGCCCGGCCGATCGCCGCGATCCGGCCGTTGACCAGCCCGATCGAGGTCTTCACGATGCCCTGGACCGCGTCGATCACCAGCACGTTGCTGATCACCACGTCGCAGGTGTCGCGGACGGCGGCGGCCTTGAGGTGCAGGCCGTCCCGGGCGGTCTTGCCGAAGCCGGCCAGGAACTCGTCGCCGGGCTGCTGGGAGTCGGCCTCCACCCGGATGATCAGGCCGGAGTCGCCGAGCCGGATCCGGTCGCCCGCGCGCGGGCCGTGCACGGAGATGTAGTCGTGCGGGGTGATCGCTGTCATGCCTCTTCGCTCTCCGCGTCGTCGAAGGTGACCAGGTAGCCGGTGGCGCGGGCCTTGGCGAGGGCGGCCTCGCGGGCGCCGGGGGCGTCCAGCGGGCCGTCGACCAGGCCGGCGAAGCCGATCGCGACCCGCTCGCCGCCGATCGGGAGCAGGCCGACCTCGACCACCGCGCCGGGTTCGAACCGCACCGAGGAGCCGGCCGGCACGGCGAGCCGGGTGCCGTAGGCGGCGGCCCGGTCGAAGGCGAGGCGGGGGTTGGCCTCGAAGAAGTGGTAGTGCGAGGTGACCGAGATCGGCACGGCGGAGGTGTTGTGCACCGGCAGCAGGACGGTCTCCTCGACCGGGTCGTAGCCCTCGCCGGTGCCGGGCAGGGCGGCGCCGGGGCCGTCCTCGCCGAGCGAACCGGCGCCGCGGAACGGGTCGTTGACGACGGCGAGCCGGGTGCCGTCGTCGAACACGGCCTCGACCTGGATGACGGTGACCACGTCCGGCACACCGGGCAGCACGTCGTCGGCGCCGAGCACGGTGCGGCCGGCCTCGACCGCCTCGGCCAGCCGCTTGCCGTCGCGGGCGGCCTCGCAGACGGTGTCGGCGATCAGGGCGGTGGCCTCCGGCACGTTGAGCCGAAGGCCGCGGGCCCGGCGCGCGCGGGCCAGTTCGGCGGCTGTGAAGATCAGCAGCCGGTCCCGTTCGGTGGGGGTGAGTCGCACGGTGCCTCGCTGAGGTTTAGAACGGCGTTCAAACTGGTTGCTGGCCATTGAACCCGGAACGGGGAGCCGTGTCCAGCCTTGCCCGCCGGGCCGGGATCCGGCGGGTGGCGCGCCGCAGTGGGCGCCATACCGGTCAGTGCGGCCCCGGGGCGGCGCGGCGGAGATCGCGCGGGGGCGTAGTTGACAGAGTGTCAGCAGTGAGTGCCTCGCGAGCCCCCGCGCACCCCGTTGCGGGCCGGTGCCGGGCGCCCGCAGGATGGATCGGAACGAACCGGGCACAGCTGGGGGGCGGGCCTGATGGAGAGTCAGCAGAAGTTCGACACCCCGCGCACCGAGTGCGCCCTGCACTGCGTGCTCGCGCCCGCCGACCTGGCCGCGCTGGCCCCGCTGCGCGCCCGGCTGCGCGCCGCACTGACCGACTGGGGCCTGGCCGCGCTGGCCGACACCGCCGAGCTGCTGGCCAGCGAGCTGGTCACCAACGCCCTGCAACACGCCGGCACCGGCGCCCGGCTGGACGCCGTGGTCACCGCCGAGCGCCGCCTGCTGGTCGAGGTCCGCGACGAGGGCACCGGCCTGCCCCGCCCGCGCCCCGCCGACGCGGACGCGACCAACGGCCGGGGCCTGCTGCTGGTCGAGGCGCTGGCCGACCGCTGGGGCGTGCGGCTGCGCGCCGACGGAAAGGTCACCTGGTTCGAGCTCCAGGGCTGACCGCGCGGCGTTCGTGCTGGTCCGCCGTGGCGGCATTGCCCCGGGATCGAACATTCGACAGGATAGTGAGAATGTGTGTCCGGACCTGGTAGGGGCAGGAGAACAATGGCGACTGAGCCCGAGCCGCAGGGGCCCGCACGTCGTCCGATCGGCCCGCCGGCCCAGGGCGGTCGGCGATCGGGCCCGCGCGCCACGACCCTGGCGAGCGGCCGCGTGAGCGTGCCGGCCGTGCTGCCCGCCCCCGCGCACCAGCCCAACAGATCCGGCGACTCCACCCCGGAGTGGCTGGAACCCGCGATGGCCGCCAACGGCATCGGGTCCTTCGAGTGGGACATCCGCCGCGACCTGATCGAGGCCGACCAGCGGGCCGCCGCCATCATCGGCGCCGGCGAGAGCAACCTGAGCATCGGCTCCGAGGCCTTCCTCGCCCTGCTGCACCCCGAGGACGCGCCGGTGGTGCGCCGGCGGGTCGAGCGCGCGGTGGCCGAGCTGGGCCAGTGCGGCGCCTACTACCGCACCGTGCTGCCCGACGGCACGCTGCACGCCGTGCGGTTCCGCGGCCGGGTGCTCGCGGACGCCTTCGGCCGGCCCTCCCGGATGGTCGGCTTCGTCTGGGACGCCACCGCCGAACTGCACAAGCGCGCCGACGCCGGGCGGCTCGCCCGACTGCGCGAGGACCGCTCACGGTTCATCAAGGAGGCGGCCCGGGCGCTCTCCGAGGCCGTCACGGTGCGCGACGTGGCCCGGGTCTTCACCGAGCTGCCGCTGCCCGGCCTACCGCCCGACGGCCTGATCCTGGCCGCCTACGAGACCGGCCGGCTGCAGATCCTGGGCGCCAGCGGCTACGCCGCCGAGGACGTCGGCCCCTACGACCGGGCCCCGTTGGAGTCGCACCAGCCGTCCGCCGAGGCGATCCGCAGCCGGCTGCCGGTCTTCCTCGCCAGCCGCGCCGAGTACCAGGAGCGCTACCCGCAGGCCTGGACCCGGGCCTCGGTCACCGGCCGCAGTGCCTGGGCCTTCCTGCCGCTGGTGGCCAGCGGCCGGGCGATCGGCCTGTGCGTGGTCAGCTTCGACGAGGCCCGCGAGCTGGACGCCGACGAGCGCACCCTGCTCTCCACCCTCGGCGGCCTGGTCGCCCAGTCGCTGGCCCGGGCCCGGCTGCACGACGCCGAGCACGAACTCGCCGCCGGCCTGCAGCGGGTGATGCTGCCGCGCACCGTGCCCGCGGTCTCCGGCG of Kitasatospora viridis contains these proteins:
- a CDS encoding ATP-binding SpoIIE family protein phosphatase, with the translated sequence MATEPEPQGPARRPIGPPAQGGRRSGPRATTLASGRVSVPAVLPAPAHQPNRSGDSTPEWLEPAMAANGIGSFEWDIRRDLIEADQRAAAIIGAGESNLSIGSEAFLALLHPEDAPVVRRRVERAVAELGQCGAYYRTVLPDGTLHAVRFRGRVLADAFGRPSRMVGFVWDATAELHKRADAGRLARLREDRSRFIKEAARALSEAVTVRDVARVFTELPLPGLPPDGLILAAYETGRLQILGASGYAAEDVGPYDRAPLESHQPSAEAIRSRLPVFLASRAEYQERYPQAWTRASVTGRSAWAFLPLVASGRAIGLCVVSFDEARELDADERTLLSTLGGLVAQSLARARLHDAEHELAAGLQRVMLPRTVPAVSGVTTAVRYLPAGSGLQIGGDWYDVVPLPGGHVGLVIGDVQGHDVHAAGIMGQLRIALRAYAAEGHPPAAVMARASRFLADLDTDHFATCTYAEVNVDYGVVYAVRAGHLDPVVRRADGSSAVQNVVGGLPLGISADQEYQVTRFSLDPGETVVLCTDGLVESRAMDLDTGMSRLCASVAGELEPVGGGDPIEALADRITSRAADSAEREDDIALLLLRWDGPEGGLAAQQLRRRIGQADLARVAELRGELRDALRRWGVAELIDTAELLTSELVTNAIRHTDRDAMFTARLYREDRREPRLRIEVEDESDLWPKRRTPGEQASSGRGLMLVEALADGWGVEPRGTGKRMWFELTAGEAA
- a CDS encoding TetR/AcrR family transcriptional regulator, with the translated sequence MTSPRSRKPARPREEVLAVAMAAIAEHGLAKLTMAGLGQQLGMSAGHLLYYFGSKDQLLLETLRWSEEQLGVRRRAVLERAGASAWERFGEYAELYLADGPGDPRWILWVEVWGRSPASAELRAGQLEIEAPWQTDLRALIEQGVAAGEFRPGSAAERAGQLRALLDGFSVPLAIGLPEVARAHSLAQVRAVAAALLGAPA
- a CDS encoding peptidoglycan recognition protein family protein → MKFVSRAEWGALPPKQPWTYVAGAQGVKIHYEGTEVPADLVDHHELCAGRVRAIQAMHLADPTQGWIDIAYSALTCCHGFVFEGRGAHHENGANGNQPLNLAHYAVCAMIGDSGLTEPNDALLDGLCDAIDWLRREGGAGSEVKGHRDGYPTECPGDPLYAWVQRGAPRPGGGHRVAVGPVWPGEYLSLRQPMLHDENVRLWQQRMADRGWALTVDGWYGAQSQSVCERFQQDSSAHGWPLTVDGIVGEQTWNAAWQRPTS
- a CDS encoding agmatine deiminase family protein, producing MTTPAELGYRMPAEWHPHQRTWMAFPTTNQTFDTEERLHTGRLAWARVADTIARYEPVTLVVNLGETAVARQYVAADVEIVERPLDDAWMRDIGPTFLLGPDGRLGAADWIFNGWGAQSWASWEQDQHIAEHVSELTGAQRFASRLINEGGGIHVDGEGTVLVTETVQLGEGRNADWTKAEVEAELHAHLGTTKAIWLPRGLTRDYDEFGTRGHIDIVASFAAPGVVLAHVQPDPAHPDHEVCQELVAILRAATDAQGRPLEVIEVPAPTVLHDEDGEPVDYSYINHYVANGAVVLCAFDDPRDDEAAAILGRAYPGRTVELVDAREIFANGGGIHCITQQQPKA
- a CDS encoding ATP-binding protein, producing the protein MESQQKFDTPRTECALHCVLAPADLAALAPLRARLRAALTDWGLAALADTAELLASELVTNALQHAGTGARLDAVVTAERRLLVEVRDEGTGLPRPRPADADATNGRGLLLVEALADRWGVRLRADGKVTWFELQG
- a CDS encoding urease subunit alpha; translated protein: MTAITPHDYISVHGPRAGDRIRLGDSGLIIRVEADSQQPGDEFLAGFGKTARDGLHLKAAAVRDTCDVVISNVLVIDAVQGIVKTSIGLVNGRIAAIGRAGNPDTMSGVEVVVGTGTTIVSGEGLIATAGAIDTHVHLLSPRIMEASLASGVTTIIGQEFGPVWGVGVNSPWALRHAFNAFDAWPVNIGFLGRGSSSDPAPLVEALVEGGASGFKVHEDMGAHTRALDTALRVAEEHDVQVALHTDGLNECLSVEDTLAVLEGRTIHAFHIEGCGGGHVPNVLKMAGVANVIGSSTNPTLPFGRDALAEAAGMIVSAHDLKIDLPGDAAMARERVRAGTMGAEGVLHDLGLIGITSSDAQGMGRAGETVRRTFAMAGRMKELLGPLDGPDGGYGTRESGDDNQRVLRYVAKLTINPAIAHGLSHEVGSIEVGKLGDIVLWRPDHFGAKPQLVLKAGFPAYGVVGDPNASTDRCEPLVLGPQFGAHGATAADISVAFVAQAAADGAYLDRAGDQLPTRRRRVGVRGTRGIGPGSLVRNARTGQVAVDATTGLVSLDGDPLRAEPAERVSLSRLYFL
- a CDS encoding urease subunit gamma, which encodes MRLTPTERDRLLIFTAAELARARRARGLRLNVPEATALIADTVCEAARDGKRLAEAVEAGRTVLGADDVLPGVPDVVTVIQVEAVFDDGTRLAVVNDPFRGAGSLGEDGPGAALPGTGEGYDPVEETVLLPVHNTSAVPISVTSHYHFFEANPRLAFDRAAAYGTRLAVPAGSSVRFEPGAVVEVGLLPIGGERVAIGFAGLVDGPLDAPGAREAALAKARATGYLVTFDDAESEEA
- a CDS encoding GH25 family lysozyme translates to MGVYGQDWASYQSATPDTTGLSFAFIKVSQGLTYTNPEWTAQRDHARAAGLVVGYYHYPEMANSWQQEADRFLSLAQPQAGELVCLDWEGYDTANEGVSHADQLGYKQNWLRYVKGRLPHNPVGLYCNTDYWNNVDTTGYVQDFLWIATSGRPAGQPGISANWLFHQYSDSGDMDQDYCNLGSTDALRSWALGFAPPAQPAPPTGPAWPGEDLSLRQPLLHDANVRTWQQRIHDRGWPITVDGWYGPQSKSVCEQFQQDSSAHGWPLTVDGIVGQQTWNATWQRPVS